Proteins found in one Quercus robur chromosome 2, dhQueRobu3.1, whole genome shotgun sequence genomic segment:
- the LOC126694009 gene encoding precursor of CEP9 translates to MATFKLIYTIAFLLAIVFSYGIIATEGTRQLRTQNIKKCDQNHVAICEKIVREMRNSLNHLRRGILDHEAAGTEPAPPAGSGQTHVEESRTDDFRPTDPGHSPGAGHSKGSQSVDPNE, encoded by the coding sequence ATGGCCACCTTCAAGCTCATTTACACAATTGCTTTCCTTCTTGCAATAGTCTTTTCTTATGGGATTATTGCCACTGAGGGAACTAGGCAGTTGAGGACACAGAACATTAAGAAATGTGATCAGAATCACGTAGCTATTTGTGAGAAAATTGTTAGGGAAATGAGAAATAGTCTCAATCACTTGCGCCGTGGCATTTTAGACCATGAAGCTGCAGGTACTGAACCTGCACCACCAGCTGGTAGTGGTCAAACTCATGTTGAAGAAAGCAGAACTGATGATTTCCGACCCACTGATCCAGGTCACAGTCCTGGTGCTGGTCACTCCAAAGGATCTCAAAGCGTGGATCCAAACGAGTAG